The following are encoded in a window of Carya illinoinensis cultivar Pawnee chromosome 15, C.illinoinensisPawnee_v1, whole genome shotgun sequence genomic DNA:
- the LOC122295885 gene encoding testis-expressed protein 2-like isoform X2: protein MFLFLLLVFVIGFGVGALTIVGAEAVGVYFIIEWLNQKTKQKEAQIASRSQESSRDLDHSQSLDFALNKQGVVWLLESEKIPKNWLDKGPKEQKRKNDFLEVFPVKKHAKIKDQKLILAESDGSNTVIELKGCMIEAVSATSLSSRKWAKRFPLKLESKTSMINNGSKILYIYLETSWEKESWCKALRLASCDKKERVDWFFKLHEGFHNYLTTLNPGYPSFMKPSMGLCAEPADQMNRSDGTSSKVRFLWKKIAKKTSRVGLENRSSWAQLSGLAERKPTEKTRIFQELVSASASMKRSKSEENLVQQSPSTLSHSGSQSHSSGISDVDSDDRLGNDEGTLCWNLFISRLFFDVKSNAEIKRSIQAWVQRTLSSTRTPSYIGELICTAIDLGNLPPYIHGVRIVPMDMNEVWAFEVDIEYSGGVVLDIETRLEVRELDSQKGIVDSDPGSSPVGEISSDLLEGFEYFGRQLNSTGGIADAPESKEKDGLKSCKNTTSASTSGSRWKSILNSVVKQVSQVPLSLAIRVASLRGTLRLHIKPPPSDQLWFAFTSMPDIGFNLESSIGEHKISSGRVASFLISWFKASILETLVLPNSESVCIPWMIADKDDWVPKEVAPFIWLQQEVINEPTAGREVTTSQPTVAKPKTESSSGTSSYPECNPINESTDVTAADSTSSNNLSRPGSRDLQELTTPLLGNDERKETPKQVEEAPEYLSLSGSVSFGTQDSTTEEDDSRPKRMGRRARMLDLGKKMGEKFEEKRRNIEEKSRNIVEKMRGP from the exons ATGTTCCTGTTTTTGTTGCTTGTTTTTGTTATTGGGTTTGGAGTTGGGGCGCTGACGATTGTGGGCGCGGAAGCGGTGGGAGTGTATTTCATCATCGAATGGTTGAATCAGAAGACCAAACAAAAGGAAGCCCAGATAGCATCACGATCACAAGAGTCTTCCCGGGACCTTGATCACAGTCAATCTCTCGATTTTGCTCTCAACAAGCAG GGGGTAGTGTGGTTGTTAGAATCAGAAAAGATTCCAAAAAATTGGCTGGACAAAGGACCAAAGGAGCAAAAGAGAAAGAATGATTTCTTGGAGGTTTTCCCAGTCAAAAAGCATGCAAAAATCAAGGACCAAAAGCTTATTCTGGCTGAATCAGATGGTTCCAACACAGTTATTGAGCTTAAGGGTTGCATGATTGAAGCTGTTTCAGCAACAAGCTTATCTTCACGAAAATG GGCCAAAAGGTTTCCTTTAAAACTGGAAAGCAAGACTTCAATGATTAACAATGGAAGTAAAATTCTTTACATTTATCTTGAGACTTCCTGGGAGAAAGAATCATGGTGTAAGGCTCTCCGTCTAGCATCATGTGACAAGAAAGAAAGAGTTGACTGGTTTTTCAAGCTGCATGAAGGGTTCCACAATTACCTGACAACCTTAAATCCAGGATATCCTTCATTTATGAAACCCTCGATGGGGCTCTGTGCTGAGCCAGCTGATCAGATGAATAGGTCTGATGGAACTTCCTCAAAGGTTCGCTTTCTTTGGAAGAAAATTGCAAAGAAGACTTCTAGGGTTGGTTTAGAAAATAGGTCAAGTTGGGCTCAATTATCAGGCCTGGCAGAGAGAAAGCCAACCGAGAAAACTCGTATATTTCAAGAGTTAGTATCAGCCTCTGCCTCAATGAAGAGATCTAAGAGTGAAGAAAATTTGGTTCAACAATCGCCATCAACACTTTCTCATTCTGGAAGCCAGAGTCATTCTTCCGGCATCTCAGATGTAGATTCTGATGATAGGCTTGGCA atgatgagggCACACTCTGTTGGAACTTGTTTATTTCTCGTCTCTTTTTTGATGTGAAAAGCAATGCTGAGATTAAAAGATCCATACAAGCATGGGTTCAG AGAACGCTGTCCAGTACGAGAACCCCTAGCTACATAGGTGAACTCATCTGTACTGCCATTGATCTTGGGAATCTCCCACCTTACATTCATGGTGTGAGGATTGTTCCAATGGACATGAATGAGGTATGGGCATTCGAAGTTGACATTGAATATTCTGGTGGTGTGGTTTTAGACATTGAAACAAGACTGGAAGTTCGTGAACTAGATTCCCAGAAAGGCATAGTGGATTCAGATCCAGGATCAAGCCCTGTTGGAGAAATCTCCTCAGATCTTCTTGAGGGTTTTGAGTACTTTGGAAGGCAGTTAAATTCTACTGGAGGTATAGCTGATGCACCAGAGAGTAAGGAGAAAG ATGGTTTAAAAAGCTGCAAGAACACTACATCAGCATCAACTTCTGGTTCCAGGTGGAAGTCCATCCTTAATTCCGTTGTCAAACAGGTTTCACAG GTGCCTCTGTCTTTGGCCATAAGGGTAGCATCCCTTCGAGGAACACTGCGGTTACATATAAAGCCACCTCCTTCTGATCAGCTATGGTTTGCTTTCACATCCATGCCTGATATAGGTTTTAACCTGGAGTCTTCTATAGGGGAACACAAGATAAGTAGTGGACGAGTTGCGTCTTTTCTGATCAGTTGGTTTAAG GCATCTATCCTGGAAACTCTGGTACTTCCAAACAGTGAAAGCGTCTGCATTCCCTGGATGATAGCGGACAAGGATGACTGGGTTCCCAAGGAGGTTGCTCCATTCATATGGCTTCAACAAGAAGTAATTAATGAGCCTACTGCTGGGCGTGAAGTAACCACCTCCCAACCTACTGTAGCAAAACCCAAGACGGAATCTAGTAGTGGCACCTCCAGTTATCCGGAATGCAACCCAATTAATGAATCTACTGATGTAACAGCAGCAGATTCAACGAGTTCTAATAATTTATCACGGCCTGGCAGCAGAGATTTGCAAGAATTGACTACCCCTTTGTTAGGAAATGATGAACGAAAAGAAACTCCCAAACAAGTTGAGGAAGCTCCAGAGTATCTGTCACTGTCTGGGTCTGTTTCGTTCGGGACACAGGACAGCACAACAGAAGAGGATGATTCGAGGCCGAAGAGAATGGGGAGAAGAGCCAGGATGCTTGATTTAGGGAAGAAAATGGGTGAGAAATTCGAAGAAAAGAGGCGTAACATTGAAGAAAAGAGCCGAAACATTGTTGAGAAGATGCGTGGACCATGA
- the LOC122295885 gene encoding testis-expressed protein 2-like isoform X1, with protein sequence MFLFLLLVFVIGFGVGALTIVGAEAVGVYFIIEWLNQKTKQKEAQIASRSQESSRDLDHSQSLDFALNKQGVVWLLESEKIPKNWLDKGPKEQKRKNDFLEVFPVKKHAKIKDQKLILAESDGSNTVIELKGCMIEAVSATSLSSRKWAKRFPLKLESKTSMINNGSKILYIYLETSWEKESWCKALRLASCDKKERVDWFFKLHEGFHNYLTTLNPGYPSFMKPSMGLCAEPADQMNRSDGTSSKVRFLWKKIAKKTSRVGLENRSSWAQLSGLAERKPTEKTRIFQELVSASASMKRSKSEENLVQQSPSTLSHSGSQSHSSGISDVDSDDRLGNDEGTLFFSKKNDEGTLCWNLFISRLFFDVKSNAEIKRSIQAWVQRTLSSTRTPSYIGELICTAIDLGNLPPYIHGVRIVPMDMNEVWAFEVDIEYSGGVVLDIETRLEVRELDSQKGIVDSDPGSSPVGEISSDLLEGFEYFGRQLNSTGGIADAPESKEKDGLKSCKNTTSASTSGSRWKSILNSVVKQVSQVPLSLAIRVASLRGTLRLHIKPPPSDQLWFAFTSMPDIGFNLESSIGEHKISSGRVASFLISWFKASILETLVLPNSESVCIPWMIADKDDWVPKEVAPFIWLQQEVINEPTAGREVTTSQPTVAKPKTESSSGTSSYPECNPINESTDVTAADSTSSNNLSRPGSRDLQELTTPLLGNDERKETPKQVEEAPEYLSLSGSVSFGTQDSTTEEDDSRPKRMGRRARMLDLGKKMGEKFEEKRRNIEEKSRNIVEKMRGP encoded by the exons ATGTTCCTGTTTTTGTTGCTTGTTTTTGTTATTGGGTTTGGAGTTGGGGCGCTGACGATTGTGGGCGCGGAAGCGGTGGGAGTGTATTTCATCATCGAATGGTTGAATCAGAAGACCAAACAAAAGGAAGCCCAGATAGCATCACGATCACAAGAGTCTTCCCGGGACCTTGATCACAGTCAATCTCTCGATTTTGCTCTCAACAAGCAG GGGGTAGTGTGGTTGTTAGAATCAGAAAAGATTCCAAAAAATTGGCTGGACAAAGGACCAAAGGAGCAAAAGAGAAAGAATGATTTCTTGGAGGTTTTCCCAGTCAAAAAGCATGCAAAAATCAAGGACCAAAAGCTTATTCTGGCTGAATCAGATGGTTCCAACACAGTTATTGAGCTTAAGGGTTGCATGATTGAAGCTGTTTCAGCAACAAGCTTATCTTCACGAAAATG GGCCAAAAGGTTTCCTTTAAAACTGGAAAGCAAGACTTCAATGATTAACAATGGAAGTAAAATTCTTTACATTTATCTTGAGACTTCCTGGGAGAAAGAATCATGGTGTAAGGCTCTCCGTCTAGCATCATGTGACAAGAAAGAAAGAGTTGACTGGTTTTTCAAGCTGCATGAAGGGTTCCACAATTACCTGACAACCTTAAATCCAGGATATCCTTCATTTATGAAACCCTCGATGGGGCTCTGTGCTGAGCCAGCTGATCAGATGAATAGGTCTGATGGAACTTCCTCAAAGGTTCGCTTTCTTTGGAAGAAAATTGCAAAGAAGACTTCTAGGGTTGGTTTAGAAAATAGGTCAAGTTGGGCTCAATTATCAGGCCTGGCAGAGAGAAAGCCAACCGAGAAAACTCGTATATTTCAAGAGTTAGTATCAGCCTCTGCCTCAATGAAGAGATCTAAGAGTGAAGAAAATTTGGTTCAACAATCGCCATCAACACTTTCTCATTCTGGAAGCCAGAGTCATTCTTCCGGCATCTCAGATGTAGATTCTGATGATAGGCTTGGCAATGATGAGGGCACActctttttctcaaaaaaaaatgatgagggCACACTCTGTTGGAACTTGTTTATTTCTCGTCTCTTTTTTGATGTGAAAAGCAATGCTGAGATTAAAAGATCCATACAAGCATGGGTTCAG AGAACGCTGTCCAGTACGAGAACCCCTAGCTACATAGGTGAACTCATCTGTACTGCCATTGATCTTGGGAATCTCCCACCTTACATTCATGGTGTGAGGATTGTTCCAATGGACATGAATGAGGTATGGGCATTCGAAGTTGACATTGAATATTCTGGTGGTGTGGTTTTAGACATTGAAACAAGACTGGAAGTTCGTGAACTAGATTCCCAGAAAGGCATAGTGGATTCAGATCCAGGATCAAGCCCTGTTGGAGAAATCTCCTCAGATCTTCTTGAGGGTTTTGAGTACTTTGGAAGGCAGTTAAATTCTACTGGAGGTATAGCTGATGCACCAGAGAGTAAGGAGAAAG ATGGTTTAAAAAGCTGCAAGAACACTACATCAGCATCAACTTCTGGTTCCAGGTGGAAGTCCATCCTTAATTCCGTTGTCAAACAGGTTTCACAG GTGCCTCTGTCTTTGGCCATAAGGGTAGCATCCCTTCGAGGAACACTGCGGTTACATATAAAGCCACCTCCTTCTGATCAGCTATGGTTTGCTTTCACATCCATGCCTGATATAGGTTTTAACCTGGAGTCTTCTATAGGGGAACACAAGATAAGTAGTGGACGAGTTGCGTCTTTTCTGATCAGTTGGTTTAAG GCATCTATCCTGGAAACTCTGGTACTTCCAAACAGTGAAAGCGTCTGCATTCCCTGGATGATAGCGGACAAGGATGACTGGGTTCCCAAGGAGGTTGCTCCATTCATATGGCTTCAACAAGAAGTAATTAATGAGCCTACTGCTGGGCGTGAAGTAACCACCTCCCAACCTACTGTAGCAAAACCCAAGACGGAATCTAGTAGTGGCACCTCCAGTTATCCGGAATGCAACCCAATTAATGAATCTACTGATGTAACAGCAGCAGATTCAACGAGTTCTAATAATTTATCACGGCCTGGCAGCAGAGATTTGCAAGAATTGACTACCCCTTTGTTAGGAAATGATGAACGAAAAGAAACTCCCAAACAAGTTGAGGAAGCTCCAGAGTATCTGTCACTGTCTGGGTCTGTTTCGTTCGGGACACAGGACAGCACAACAGAAGAGGATGATTCGAGGCCGAAGAGAATGGGGAGAAGAGCCAGGATGCTTGATTTAGGGAAGAAAATGGGTGAGAAATTCGAAGAAAAGAGGCGTAACATTGAAGAAAAGAGCCGAAACATTGTTGAGAAGATGCGTGGACCATGA
- the LOC122295885 gene encoding uncharacterized protein LOC122295885 isoform X3, which yields MFLFLLLVFVIGFGVGALTIVGAEAVGVYFIIEWLNQKTKQKEAQIASRSQESSRDLDHSQSLDFALNKQGVVWLLESEKIPKNWLDKGPKEQKRKNDFLEVFPVKKHAKIKDQKLILAESDGSNTVIELKGCMIEAVSATSLSSRKWAKRFPLKLESKTSMINNGSKILYIYLETSWEKESWCKALRLASCDKKERVDWFFKLHEGFHNYLTTLNPGYPSFMKPSMGLCAEPADQMNRSDGTSSKVRFLWKKIAKKTSRVGLENRSSWAQLSGLAERKPTEKTRIFQELVSASASMKRSKSEENLVQQSPSTLSHSGSQSHSSGISDVDSDDRLGNDEGTLFFSKKNDEGTLCWNLFISRLFFDVKSNAEIKRSIQAWVQRTLSSTRTPSYIGELICTAIDLGNLPPYIHGVRIVPMDMNEVWAFEVDIEYSGGVVLDIETRLEVRELDSQKGIVDSDPGSSPVGEISSDLLEGFEYFGRQLNSTGGIADAPESKEKDGLKSCKNTTSASTSGSRWKSILNSVVKQVSQASILETLVLPNSESVCIPWMIADKDDWVPKEVAPFIWLQQEVINEPTAGREVTTSQPTVAKPKTESSSGTSSYPECNPINESTDVTAADSTSSNNLSRPGSRDLQELTTPLLGNDERKETPKQVEEAPEYLSLSGSVSFGTQDSTTEEDDSRPKRMGRRARMLDLGKKMGEKFEEKRRNIEEKSRNIVEKMRGP from the exons ATGTTCCTGTTTTTGTTGCTTGTTTTTGTTATTGGGTTTGGAGTTGGGGCGCTGACGATTGTGGGCGCGGAAGCGGTGGGAGTGTATTTCATCATCGAATGGTTGAATCAGAAGACCAAACAAAAGGAAGCCCAGATAGCATCACGATCACAAGAGTCTTCCCGGGACCTTGATCACAGTCAATCTCTCGATTTTGCTCTCAACAAGCAG GGGGTAGTGTGGTTGTTAGAATCAGAAAAGATTCCAAAAAATTGGCTGGACAAAGGACCAAAGGAGCAAAAGAGAAAGAATGATTTCTTGGAGGTTTTCCCAGTCAAAAAGCATGCAAAAATCAAGGACCAAAAGCTTATTCTGGCTGAATCAGATGGTTCCAACACAGTTATTGAGCTTAAGGGTTGCATGATTGAAGCTGTTTCAGCAACAAGCTTATCTTCACGAAAATG GGCCAAAAGGTTTCCTTTAAAACTGGAAAGCAAGACTTCAATGATTAACAATGGAAGTAAAATTCTTTACATTTATCTTGAGACTTCCTGGGAGAAAGAATCATGGTGTAAGGCTCTCCGTCTAGCATCATGTGACAAGAAAGAAAGAGTTGACTGGTTTTTCAAGCTGCATGAAGGGTTCCACAATTACCTGACAACCTTAAATCCAGGATATCCTTCATTTATGAAACCCTCGATGGGGCTCTGTGCTGAGCCAGCTGATCAGATGAATAGGTCTGATGGAACTTCCTCAAAGGTTCGCTTTCTTTGGAAGAAAATTGCAAAGAAGACTTCTAGGGTTGGTTTAGAAAATAGGTCAAGTTGGGCTCAATTATCAGGCCTGGCAGAGAGAAAGCCAACCGAGAAAACTCGTATATTTCAAGAGTTAGTATCAGCCTCTGCCTCAATGAAGAGATCTAAGAGTGAAGAAAATTTGGTTCAACAATCGCCATCAACACTTTCTCATTCTGGAAGCCAGAGTCATTCTTCCGGCATCTCAGATGTAGATTCTGATGATAGGCTTGGCAATGATGAGGGCACActctttttctcaaaaaaaaatgatgagggCACACTCTGTTGGAACTTGTTTATTTCTCGTCTCTTTTTTGATGTGAAAAGCAATGCTGAGATTAAAAGATCCATACAAGCATGGGTTCAG AGAACGCTGTCCAGTACGAGAACCCCTAGCTACATAGGTGAACTCATCTGTACTGCCATTGATCTTGGGAATCTCCCACCTTACATTCATGGTGTGAGGATTGTTCCAATGGACATGAATGAGGTATGGGCATTCGAAGTTGACATTGAATATTCTGGTGGTGTGGTTTTAGACATTGAAACAAGACTGGAAGTTCGTGAACTAGATTCCCAGAAAGGCATAGTGGATTCAGATCCAGGATCAAGCCCTGTTGGAGAAATCTCCTCAGATCTTCTTGAGGGTTTTGAGTACTTTGGAAGGCAGTTAAATTCTACTGGAGGTATAGCTGATGCACCAGAGAGTAAGGAGAAAG ATGGTTTAAAAAGCTGCAAGAACACTACATCAGCATCAACTTCTGGTTCCAGGTGGAAGTCCATCCTTAATTCCGTTGTCAAACAGGTTTCACAG GCATCTATCCTGGAAACTCTGGTACTTCCAAACAGTGAAAGCGTCTGCATTCCCTGGATGATAGCGGACAAGGATGACTGGGTTCCCAAGGAGGTTGCTCCATTCATATGGCTTCAACAAGAAGTAATTAATGAGCCTACTGCTGGGCGTGAAGTAACCACCTCCCAACCTACTGTAGCAAAACCCAAGACGGAATCTAGTAGTGGCACCTCCAGTTATCCGGAATGCAACCCAATTAATGAATCTACTGATGTAACAGCAGCAGATTCAACGAGTTCTAATAATTTATCACGGCCTGGCAGCAGAGATTTGCAAGAATTGACTACCCCTTTGTTAGGAAATGATGAACGAAAAGAAACTCCCAAACAAGTTGAGGAAGCTCCAGAGTATCTGTCACTGTCTGGGTCTGTTTCGTTCGGGACACAGGACAGCACAACAGAAGAGGATGATTCGAGGCCGAAGAGAATGGGGAGAAGAGCCAGGATGCTTGATTTAGGGAAGAAAATGGGTGAGAAATTCGAAGAAAAGAGGCGTAACATTGAAGAAAAGAGCCGAAACATTGTTGAGAAGATGCGTGGACCATGA